Part of the Crossiella cryophila genome, CACCGCCTCCCGGGCGGCATTGGTCATCTCGTCGAAGGCCAGACCCATCACGTCGACCTCCACCCCGGCGAGCACCAGGGCGATCTCCGGGGCCATGTGGTGCGGGATCTCCGGGGTGGTGTGCAGGGCGATCGCGGTCCACACCGTGTTCACCGCCTGCTCGGGCAGACCGTGGCGGCGCAGGAACTCGGCCGCGTCGTCCGCGCCGTCGATCTCGAAGCGCTGCTGGGACCCGGCGTGCCGGGGGGTGAGGCCGAGGTCGTGGAACATCGCGCCCACGTAGAGCAGTTCCGGGTCCACGGTCAGGCCGCGGTGCCGCCCGCGCAGCGCGCCGAAGTAGTAGACCCGGCGGGAGTGGTGGTAGAGCAGCTCGTCGGTGCGGTCGCGGACGAGTTCGGTGGCCTCCCTGGCCAGCGCGCTGTCCGGGACGGTGACCTCGTGTGAGGTGGCGGGCACGGTGTTCTCCGTTGTGCTGGAAGGAATCCGACTGCTCCAGGCTGTCATTCGGACGGGTGCGCCGGGGTGGGTGATCTGGACGCGAACCCCTCGGATCCGGCCATACTGTGCCGGTGTCCGCCACGCCCCGCACCGTGCTCGTCGTGCTCTACGACGGCGTCCGCCTGCTCGATGTCACC contains:
- a CDS encoding HD domain-containing protein, which produces MPATSHEVTVPDSALAREATELVRDRTDELLYHHSRRVYYFGALRGRHRGLTVDPELLYVGAMFHDLGLTPRHAGSQQRFEIDGADDAAEFLRRHGLPEQAVNTVWTAIALHTTPEIPHHMAPEIALVLAGVEVDVMGLAFDEMTNAAREAVVAEHPRPDFKRRILEAFHHGLAHRQATTFGNIKADVEARFDPTFVRVDFTEGVLASAWPE